A genome region from Hippopotamus amphibius kiboko isolate mHipAmp2 chromosome 1, mHipAmp2.hap2, whole genome shotgun sequence includes the following:
- the LOC130854103 gene encoding LOW QUALITY PROTEIN: protein kish-A-like (The sequence of the model RefSeq protein was modified relative to this genomic sequence to represent the inferred CDS: inserted 1 base in 1 codon; substituted 1 base at 1 genomic stop codon), which translates to MSAIFNFQSLLTVILLLXTCAXIRSLAPSLLDRNKTGLLGIFWKCARTGERKSPYVAVYCIVMAFSILFIQ; encoded by the exons ATGTCTGCCATTTTCAATTTCCAGAGTCTGTTGACTGTAATCTTGCTGC ATACCTGTGCTTAAATCCGATCCTTGGCACCCAGCCTCCTGGACAGAAATAAAACTGGGTTGTTgggtatattttggaagtgtgCCAGAACTGGTGAACGGAAGAGTCCTTATGTTGCAGTATACTGTATTGTGATGGCCTTCAGCATCCTCTTCATACAGTAG